From Caminibacter mediatlanticus TB-2, the proteins below share one genomic window:
- the alaS gene encoding alanine--tRNA ligase has product MDIRKKFLDFFESKGHKVYPSAPLVPDDPSLLFTNAGMVPFKPIFTGEKPAPTPPRATSSQLCMRAGGKHNDLENVGYTNRHHTLFEMLGNFSFGDYFKEEAIAYAWEFVTEVLKLDKDRLWITIHESDDEAGKIWQKYVSKDRIVKMGDKDNFWQMGDTGPCGPCSEIHYDQGEKFNSSEDYLGGEGDRFLEIWNLVFMQYNRDESGKLTPLPRPSIDTGMGLERITAVFEGVESNYETSIFKPLIQKVVEITGKEYFKDKRGASHRVIADHIRAVSFLVAQGVRFDREGRGYVLRRILRRGVRHGYMLGMKEPFMYKIVDTLANQMKDNYPYLEEKKEAIKEAIKIEEERFFETIDKGMALFKEELSKTTGNIFSGEVAFKLYDTYGFPLDLTQDMLREVNKKVDIETFDRLMKEQKERARANWKGSGDKKINLKDLEKYPPNKFVGYEKTFHKTKIKALFDEEFNEVDKLNGSGWVMLEETPFYAESGGQVGDRGELRIENGELRINVVDTKKFDERNLSKVEKAKLKVGDEVLAVVDESRREIAKHHSATHLLHSALRKVLGEHITQAGSLVEANRLRFDFTHPKALSKEELNKIEEMVNRVIARGFEGEVSEMSIDEAKKLGAMALFGEKYGDIVRVVKFGDFSIELCGGTHVKNTSEIGSFYIVKESGVSAGVRRIEAVVGYSAYEYGKNYKDLVEELKSKNKTNDLDKFIEKQKEEIKKLKEEIKSLKQAAVKEIKPINKDGINFVIERIDNANLREIATDLKGRVDNLVTFLIGENKGKVNFVAVSKVKDIKAGDLIKEFAPIVGGKGGGKPDFAQGGGKDIERIDEVIKKVKEKFGI; this is encoded by the coding sequence ATGGATATTAGAAAGAAATTTTTAGATTTTTTTGAAAGTAAGGGGCATAAAGTCTACCCTTCTGCTCCTTTGGTACCAGATGACCCGAGCTTACTTTTTACAAATGCTGGTATGGTGCCTTTTAAACCAATTTTTACAGGAGAAAAACCAGCACCAACTCCTCCTCGTGCTACATCATCTCAGCTTTGTATGAGGGCTGGTGGAAAACATAATGATTTAGAAAATGTTGGATATACAAATAGACATCATACTCTATTTGAAATGCTTGGAAATTTCTCTTTTGGAGATTATTTTAAAGAAGAAGCTATTGCTTATGCTTGGGAATTTGTAACAGAAGTTTTAAAACTTGATAAAGACCGTCTTTGGATTACAATTCATGAAAGTGATGATGAGGCTGGAAAAATTTGGCAAAAATATGTAAGCAAAGATAGAATTGTAAAAATGGGAGATAAAGATAACTTTTGGCAAATGGGGGATACTGGACCTTGTGGGCCTTGTAGTGAGATTCATTATGACCAAGGAGAAAAATTTAATTCATCTGAGGATTATTTAGGAGGAGAAGGGGATAGGTTCCTTGAAATTTGGAATTTAGTTTTTATGCAATATAATCGTGATGAGAGTGGAAAATTAACTCCACTTCCAAGACCAAGTATTGATACAGGAATGGGGTTAGAGAGAATAACAGCAGTATTTGAAGGAGTTGAGAGTAATTATGAAACTTCTATTTTTAAGCCATTAATTCAAAAAGTAGTTGAAATTACAGGTAAAGAGTATTTTAAAGATAAAAGAGGAGCAAGTCATAGAGTAATAGCAGACCATATTAGGGCTGTTAGTTTCCTTGTAGCACAAGGGGTTAGATTTGATAGAGAAGGTAGAGGGTACGTATTAAGAAGAATTTTAAGAAGAGGCGTAAGGCATGGGTATATGCTTGGAATGAAAGAACCTTTTATGTATAAAATTGTGGATACATTAGCTAATCAAATGAAAGATAATTATCCTTATTTAGAAGAGAAAAAAGAAGCGATTAAAGAAGCTATTAAGATAGAAGAAGAGAGATTTTTTGAAACAATTGATAAAGGAATGGCTTTATTTAAAGAAGAACTCTCTAAAACCACAGGCAATATTTTTAGCGGAGAAGTTGCATTTAAGCTTTATGATACATATGGATTTCCACTTGATTTAACACAAGATATGCTAAGAGAAGTTAATAAAAAAGTAGATATTGAAACTTTTGATAGATTAATGAAAGAGCAAAAAGAAAGAGCAAGAGCAAATTGGAAGGGAAGCGGAGATAAAAAAATAAACTTAAAAGATTTAGAAAAATATCCTCCTAATAAGTTTGTAGGATATGAAAAAACTTTTCATAAAACAAAAATTAAAGCACTTTTTGATGAAGAGTTTAATGAAGTTGATAAGTTAAATGGAAGTGGATGGGTAATGCTTGAAGAGACTCCATTTTATGCTGAAAGTGGAGGACAGGTTGGAGATAGGGGAGAATTGAGAATTGAGAATGGAGAATTGAGAATTAATGTAGTAGATACTAAAAAATTTGATGAAAGAAATTTATCAAAAGTAGAAAAGGCTAAATTAAAAGTTGGTGATGAGGTTTTAGCAGTTGTTGATGAGAGTAGAAGAGAGATTGCAAAACACCACTCAGCTACTCATCTTCTTCACTCAGCTCTAAGAAAAGTATTAGGAGAGCATATAACACAAGCTGGAAGTTTAGTAGAAGCAAATAGATTAAGATTTGATTTTACTCATCCAAAAGCTTTGAGTAAAGAAGAGTTAAATAAAATTGAAGAGATGGTAAATAGGGTGATTGCAAGAGGATTTGAGGGCGAAGTTAGTGAAATGAGCATTGATGAAGCTAAAAAGTTAGGTGCAATGGCTCTTTTTGGTGAAAAATATGGAGATATTGTAAGGGTAGTTAAATTTGGAGATTTTAGTATCGAACTTTGTGGTGGGACACATGTAAAAAATACAAGTGAAATTGGAAGTTTTTATATTGTAAAAGAGAGCGGAGTTAGTGCAGGTGTTAGAAGAATAGAAGCAGTTGTTGGATATAGTGCGTATGAGTATGGGAAAAATTATAAAGATTTAGTAGAAGAGTTAAAATCTAAAAATAAAACAAATGATTTAGATAAATTTATTGAAAAACAAAAAGAAGAGATTAAAAAATTAAAAGAAGAGATTAAATCTTTAAAACAAGCTGCTGTTAAAGAAATTAAACCAATAAATAAAGATGGAATTAATTTTGTAATTGAGAGAATAGATAATGCAAATTTAAGAGAAATTGCTACTGATTTAAAAGGAAGGGTTGATAATTTAGTTACATTTTTAATTGGAGAAAATAAAGGAAAAGTAAATTTTGTAGCAGTAAGCAAAGTAAAAGATATTAAAGCTGGTGATTTAATTAAAGAATTTGCTCCTATTGTTGGAGGAAAAGGTGGAGGAAAGCCTGATTTTGCACAAGGTGGAGGAAAAGATATAGAAAGAATAGATGAAGTAATTAAAAAAGTTAAAGAAAAATTTGGAATATAA
- a CDS encoding aminotransferase class I/II-fold pyridoxal phosphate-dependent enzyme — MGINMYQKELEILKKRNRFREKKLYENVIDLASNDYLGLAEDIEILDKAYYETKKLGLHSAKASLLVNGYTKAHKLLEDELKKLNNFEEAVIVGSGFLANMALFELGRKGDLFLVDEEYHASGIVGSKLTQAEVKFFRHNSINDLENKAKDYKKYNRVFIVVEGIYSMMGDKVKEEITEFGQKIGYLIIDEAHSVGVCGNSLMGIADEYNLNPKKTIKMGTLGKALGSYGAYILATKEIIDFLLNKAKSIIYTTALNPLDVYLSFFGLKKIQENLNNFKEKIQKRKLTFNSESLIKIINAKDNQTLLKKQKELLNNNILIGAIRPPTVKTPIFRVIMRTNIKLDIISQTIKFLG; from the coding sequence ATGGGCATAAATATGTATCAAAAAGAGTTAGAAATATTAAAAAAACGAAATAGATTTAGAGAAAAAAAACTTTATGAAAATGTTATTGATTTAGCAAGTAATGACTATTTAGGATTAGCAGAAGATATAGAAATTTTAGATAAGGCATATTATGAGACTAAAAAATTAGGCCTTCATTCAGCAAAAGCATCTTTGCTTGTAAATGGATACACAAAAGCTCATAAACTTCTTGAAGATGAATTAAAAAAACTTAATAACTTTGAAGAGGCAGTTATTGTTGGAAGTGGTTTTTTAGCAAATATGGCACTATTTGAGCTTGGTAGAAAAGGAGATTTGTTTTTAGTTGATGAAGAGTATCACGCAAGTGGAATTGTAGGAAGTAAATTAACTCAGGCTGAGGTAAAATTTTTTAGACATAATAGTATCAATGATTTAGAAAATAAAGCAAAAGATTATAAAAAATATAATAGAGTTTTTATTGTAGTTGAGGGAATTTATTCTATGATGGGAGATAAAGTAAAAGAAGAGATAACTGAATTTGGACAAAAAATTGGATATTTAATTATTGATGAAGCTCATAGTGTAGGAGTTTGTGGAAATAGTTTAATGGGTATAGCTGATGAATATAATTTAAATCCAAAAAAAACTATTAAAATGGGAACTCTTGGAAAAGCCTTAGGAAGTTATGGGGCTTACATCTTAGCAACCAAAGAGATAATAGATTTTTTACTAAATAAAGCAAAAAGTATCATCTACACAACTGCTCTAAATCCATTAGATGTGTATTTAAGTTTCTTTGGACTTAAAAAAATTCAAGAAAATTTAAATAATTTTAAAGAAAAAATACAAAAAAGAAAATTAACTTTTAATTCAGAGTCTTTAATTAAAATTATAAATGCAAAAGATAATCAAACTTTACTTAAAAAACAAAAAGAGTTATTAAATAATAATATTTTAATTGGAGCTATAAGACCTCCAACAGTTAAAACACCTATTTTTAGAGTAATTATGAGGACTAATATTAAACTTGATATAATATCTCAAACAATAAAATTTTTAGGATAG
- a CDS encoding transglycosylase domain-containing protein, whose translation MFKKFFTLFLIVIFLITIGITGYLFYLYQNTNFVAEKIIYYNPPQSALFFDRNGKLIDIRYSKENRIYVKYKDIPPKIIETLLATEDTSFFEHPGININAILRALIKDIIARKKVEGASTITQQLVRNIYLNRKKTIERKLKEIMISIKVEHILTKEQILERYLNQIFFGHGYYGIKTAALGYFHKNLNELSLKEIAMLIALPKGPSLYDPTKNYNLNIKRANNILKRMYSIGWITANEYKQAILENPKVYKKIITPKAPYAVDTAIKRLKKEYPNLLSRGYNIYLTIDMPIQKIAQESIRWNYKRLLNMNKKLNPSKLNGAMLTINQKTGEVLALVGGVDYNKSKFNRATQAIRSIGSAMKPFVYQIALNHGYNPASLVPDISRTFKIKKPDAPQEDEVWKPKNYERNTLGLITLRDALIHSRNLATINLALQLGLDKVIKGLKEFGFKNIPNNLSIVLGSIGQSLWNLSEKYTIFSNYGEKTKLHIVSKIIIPKNNSIIKFETKKENIEPDYQAYLMIDILKDVVKKGTGRKAKVNGIEIAGKTGTTNKFKDAWFAGFTPDTQTIIWFGNDDSSSLGKRMSGGRVSAPVFRYFYTRLLQIHPELKRTFDIPKGVHTFIFNGKKELYTKISPPPPVNSQENLVPVF comes from the coding sequence ATGTTTAAAAAATTTTTTACCCTTTTTTTAATAGTTATTTTTTTAATAACAATTGGAATTACAGGATATCTTTTTTACTTATATCAAAACACAAATTTTGTAGCTGAAAAAATTATCTATTATAATCCACCTCAATCTGCACTATTTTTTGATAGAAATGGAAAGTTAATAGATATTAGATATTCAAAAGAAAATAGAATTTATGTTAAATATAAAGATATTCCTCCAAAAATCATTGAAACTCTTCTTGCAACAGAAGATACTTCTTTTTTTGAGCATCCTGGAATAAATATTAATGCAATACTTAGAGCATTAATCAAAGATATTATTGCAAGAAAAAAAGTAGAAGGTGCTTCTACTATTACTCAACAACTTGTAAGGAATATCTATCTAAATAGAAAAAAAACTATTGAGAGAAAATTAAAAGAGATTATGATTTCAATAAAAGTTGAACATATCTTGACAAAAGAGCAGATTTTAGAGAGATACTTAAATCAAATATTTTTTGGTCATGGATATTATGGAATAAAAACTGCTGCACTTGGATACTTTCATAAAAACTTAAACGAACTATCTCTAAAAGAAATTGCAATGCTTATAGCACTTCCAAAAGGCCCTTCACTTTACGACCCTACTAAAAACTACAATTTAAATATCAAAAGAGCAAATAATATATTAAAAAGAATGTATTCAATAGGCTGGATAACTGCTAATGAATATAAACAAGCAATACTTGAAAACCCAAAAGTATATAAAAAAATCATTACTCCAAAAGCCCCTTATGCAGTAGATACTGCTATTAAAAGATTAAAAAAAGAATATCCTAATTTATTAAGCCGAGGTTATAATATTTATCTTACAATTGATATGCCAATTCAAAAGATAGCACAAGAGTCTATAAGATGGAATTATAAAAGACTATTAAATATGAATAAAAAATTAAACCCTTCAAAATTAAATGGTGCAATGCTCACTATAAACCAAAAAACAGGAGAAGTTTTAGCATTAGTTGGTGGAGTTGATTATAATAAAAGCAAATTCAATAGAGCTACTCAGGCTATAAGAAGTATTGGTAGTGCAATGAAGCCATTTGTTTATCAAATTGCACTAAATCATGGATATAATCCTGCAAGTTTAGTCCCAGATATAAGTAGAACTTTTAAAATAAAAAAACCAGATGCTCCCCAAGAAGATGAAGTATGGAAACCAAAAAATTACGAAAGAAATACTCTTGGCCTTATCACCTTACGAGATGCCCTAATTCATTCAAGAAACCTTGCAACTATAAATTTAGCATTACAACTTGGACTTGATAAAGTAATAAAAGGTCTAAAAGAGTTTGGATTTAAAAATATTCCTAACAATTTATCAATTGTTCTTGGAAGTATTGGACAAAGTTTATGGAATTTAAGCGAAAAATATACAATATTTAGTAATTATGGTGAAAAAACTAAACTACACATCGTCTCAAAAATTATTATCCCAAAAAATAATTCTATTATTAAATTTGAAACAAAAAAAGAAAATATAGAACCAGACTACCAAGCATATTTAATGATAGATATTTTAAAAGATGTTGTAAAAAAAGGGACAGGAAGAAAAGCAAAGGTAAATGGAATTGAAATAGCAGGTAAAACAGGTACAACAAATAAATTTAAAGATGCATGGTTTGCAGGATTTACTCCTGATACACAAACAATAATTTGGTTTGGAAATGATGACTCATCTTCTCTTGGTAAAAGAATGAGTGGAGGAAGAGTTAGTGCTCCTGTGTTTAGATATTTTTATACAAGACTGCTTCAAATTCATCCAGAATTAAAAAGAACATTTGATATTCCAAAAGGTGTTCATACTTTTATATTTAATGGGAAGAAAGAGTTATATACAAAAATATCTCCACCTCCACCTGTTAATTCACAAGAAAATTTAGTTCCTGTTTTTTAA
- a CDS encoding DMT family transporter gives MKKRGLIEMLGATFLWGSVPIMGIYSHLPSGVFVFFRVLFGAPFILYFAIKRGGIKEFFKLKPFWPLLLSGIMLGVNWVFFFWALNMTDVSTVVVIYYAGPIISILLASIFLKEKLTIYIILSSILAFLGVIISIKGGINFSKGAFIALLAAISYGLLGFFSKIATMYHRAVSVTAWQMIISIIITLPFLFLNEWHFTYVGIIIAIITGIFHTALALFLWYDALNYIKVSNASIMQYLDIVFAIGFAYLFLHQIPDIYQIIGAILIIFAGIIAVKH, from the coding sequence ATGAAAAAGCGTGGCTTAATAGAAATGCTTGGTGCTACCTTTTTGTGGGGTAGCGTCCCTATAATGGGTATATATTCTCATTTACCAAGTGGTGTATTTGTTTTTTTTAGAGTATTATTTGGCGCACCTTTTATTTTGTATTTTGCTATAAAAAGAGGTGGTATTAAAGAATTTTTTAAATTAAAACCTTTTTGGCCATTGCTTTTAAGTGGAATTATGCTTGGAGTTAATTGGGTGTTTTTTTTCTGGGCATTAAATATGACTGATGTTTCAACTGTGGTGGTTATTTATTATGCTGGTCCAATAATTTCTATTTTATTAGCATCTATTTTTTTAAAAGAAAAACTTACAATTTATATAATACTCTCTTCTATTTTAGCATTTTTAGGAGTTATTATTAGTATAAAAGGTGGCATTAATTTTTCAAAAGGAGCATTTATTGCTTTACTTGCGGCTATTAGTTATGGCTTATTAGGATTTTTCTCAAAAATAGCTACAATGTATCATAGGGCTGTTAGTGTGACAGCTTGGCAGATGATAATTTCAATTATAATAACACTCCCTTTTTTGTTTTTAAATGAATGGCATTTTACATATGTAGGAATTATAATAGCTATAATTACAGGAATATTTCATACAGCTTTGGCTCTTTTTTTATGGTATGACGCTCTAAATTATATAAAAGTATCAAATGCTTCTATTATGCAATATTTAGATATAGTGTTTGCTATTGGATTTGCCTATCTTTTTTTACATCAAATACCTGATATTTATCAAATTATTGGAGCAATTTTAATTATTTTTGCAGGAATTATAGCTGTAAAACATTAA
- the gltX gene encoding glutamate--tRNA ligase yields MIVTRFAPSPTGYLHIGGLRTALFNWLWARKNNGKFRLRIEDTDLSRNKQEAVDAIIKAFNWTGLNYDDEVVFQSERFDIYKKYIDELLKKGLAYKCYLTKEELETIREAKRKGETPPIDIRKYRDFEGELDKEYVIRFKTPLEGELCFEDGVKGKQCVKLSEIEDFVIARSDGTPTYNFVVVIDDKEMGMTDIIRGDDHLRNTFKQILVYKAFNWKVPKFYHVPMIHNEKGAKLSKRDGAVDVMEYKREGYLPEALLNFLVRLGWSYGDREIFSIEDMITLFDPKDINKAPSRFNKEKLDWLNSHYIKNSSNERLEVLLRDDFGIDIINHDKKEILIDELKERVKTLKEMAEEIEKILTPPTSYNEKAYKKFIKDEVIENLKEFVKFLEDKDPKLPNEWHDVMDEFLKLKNIKPKFLMPPLRIAMVGDTKGIDLAALLSVLGKDEVIKRINSLLAKAMIF; encoded by the coding sequence ATGATAGTTACTCGATTTGCACCATCTCCTACTGGATATTTACATATAGGAGGGCTTAGGACTGCTTTATTTAATTGGCTTTGGGCAAGAAAAAACAATGGAAAATTTAGATTAAGAATTGAAGATACAGACCTTAGTAGAAATAAACAAGAAGCAGTTGATGCAATTATTAAAGCATTTAATTGGACAGGTTTAAATTATGATGATGAAGTTGTTTTTCAAAGTGAAAGATTTGATATTTATAAAAAATATATTGATGAACTTCTTAAAAAAGGTCTTGCATATAAATGTTACTTAACAAAAGAAGAACTTGAAACTATTAGAGAAGCAAAAAGAAAAGGGGAAACACCACCTATTGATATTAGAAAATATAGAGATTTTGAAGGTGAGCTTGATAAAGAGTATGTTATCAGATTTAAAACTCCACTTGAAGGTGAGCTTTGTTTTGAGGATGGAGTAAAAGGAAAACAATGTGTTAAACTTAGTGAAATTGAAGATTTTGTAATTGCAAGAAGTGATGGGACGCCTACTTATAATTTTGTAGTAGTAATTGATGATAAAGAAATGGGAATGACTGATATTATTAGAGGAGATGACCATTTAAGAAATACATTTAAACAAATTTTAGTTTATAAAGCATTTAATTGGAAAGTACCAAAATTTTATCATGTACCTATGATTCATAATGAAAAAGGAGCAAAACTCTCTAAAAGAGATGGGGCTGTTGATGTAATGGAGTATAAGCGTGAGGGGTATTTACCAGAAGCTTTGCTTAATTTTTTAGTTAGACTTGGTTGGAGTTATGGAGATAGAGAAATTTTTAGTATTGAAGATATGATAACTCTTTTTGACCCAAAAGATATAAATAAAGCCCCAAGTAGATTCAATAAAGAAAAACTTGATTGGCTAAATTCTCACTATATAAAAAATTCTTCAAATGAAAGACTTGAAGTATTACTTAGAGATGATTTTGGAATAGATATTATAAATCACGATAAAAAAGAGATTTTAATTGATGAACTAAAAGAGAGAGTAAAAACTCTAAAAGAGATGGCAGAAGAAATTGAAAAAATTTTAACTCCTCCAACTTCTTATAATGAAAAAGCATATAAAAAATTTATAAAAGATGAAGTAATAGAAAATCTAAAAGAATTTGTAAAATTTTTAGAAGATAAAGACCCAAAATTACCAAATGAGTGGCACGATGTAATGGATGAATTTTTAAAATTAAAAAACATAAAACCAAAGTTTCTAATGCCACCTCTTAGAATTGCAATGGTTGGAGATACAAAAGGAATTGATTTAGCAGCACTACTTAGTGTATTAGGAAAAGATGAAGTAATAAAAAGAATAAATTCTCTTCTTGCTAAGGCAATGATTTTTTAG
- a CDS encoding cation:proton antiporter, producing MSAEIILMITLSVILLISPYISNALKLPISMVEILLGSIAASLHLLHENEMFKILAEVGFLYLMLLAGMEVNLKALIKLDKKIIKKGLMFLFLLYFLSILSVIVFKFSIIFIAILPLISIGLMLSIQQEIGKQPWLDLAITIGVIGELLSILVLTILSGYFGYGLSKELLLNIGILFGFLFILGIGFVLFRTLLWWYPNLKHSLMPVYDKYHQDVRIAMSLFFIMIAVMMILHLDVVLGAFVVGMFLTTFFDHNHNLEHKLAPFGFGFLITIFFVHVGSSIDLKAINFSLLRDALFISFLMIILRVISSFVFFKELKLKNTILFGFSLSMPLTLLIATATLAYQNKTIDSYWYTVLVLTSVVEVAIVMISVKVINKLKFQKKDSK from the coding sequence ATGAGTGCTGAGATTATCTTAATGATTACTTTATCAGTTATTTTACTTATTTCTCCTTATATTTCAAATGCCCTAAAACTTCCTATTTCAATGGTTGAGATTTTACTTGGCAGTATTGCTGCTTCTTTACATCTTTTACACGAAAATGAGATGTTTAAAATTTTAGCTGAGGTTGGGTTTTTGTATTTAATGTTGCTTGCTGGGATGGAAGTTAATCTAAAAGCTTTAATAAAACTTGATAAAAAGATTATAAAAAAAGGATTAATGTTTTTATTTTTATTATATTTTTTATCTATTTTGAGTGTAATTGTATTTAAATTTTCAATAATTTTTATAGCTATTTTACCTTTGATTTCAATTGGACTTATGCTCTCAATTCAACAAGAGATAGGAAAACAACCCTGGCTTGATTTAGCTATTACAATAGGAGTTATTGGAGAGCTTTTATCAATTTTAGTTTTAACAATTCTTAGTGGGTATTTTGGATATGGACTTAGTAAAGAGTTGTTGTTAAATATAGGTATATTGTTTGGATTTTTATTTATTCTTGGAATAGGTTTTGTATTATTTAGGACTCTTCTTTGGTGGTATCCAAATTTAAAACACTCTTTAATGCCAGTATATGATAAATATCATCAAGATGTAAGAATTGCTATGAGTTTGTTTTTTATTATGATTGCAGTTATGATGATATTACACTTAGACGTAGTTCTTGGAGCATTTGTAGTTGGAATGTTTTTAACTACATTTTTTGACCATAATCATAATTTAGAGCATAAGTTAGCTCCATTTGGATTTGGATTTTTAATTACTATTTTCTTTGTACATGTAGGAAGTAGTATTGATTTAAAAGCTATTAATTTTTCTTTATTAAGAGATGCTTTATTTATTTCATTTTTAATGATAATATTAAGAGTTATTAGTAGTTTTGTATTTTTTAAGGAATTAAAATTAAAAAATACAATTCTTTTTGGCTTTTCACTCTCAATGCCTCTTACATTATTAATCGCAACTGCTACTCTTGCTTATCAAAATAAAACGATTGATAGTTATTGGTATACTGTTTTAGTTTTAACATCAGTGGTAGAAGTTGCGATAGTTATGATTAGTGTAAAAGTTATAAATAAGTTAAAATTTCAAAAAAAGGATAGTAAATGA